The genomic window CCACGGAACGGCGGCCATGTATACCCGTTAGGCATGGGCGATACTGAAGCCAGGGACATCTTACGAGGACAGGAGGACCACGACAGTGCGCCTGCCCCTCCTGGCGCTCCTGGCACAAGGACCCGCCCACGGCTACGAGCTGAAGCAGGGCCTTGAGCAACTGCTGGGCTCCGCGTACCCTCAGCCGAACGTCGGCCAGATCTACGTGACCCTCGGTCGCCTCGAGAAGCAAGGACTCATCGAGGGCGAGGACATCGAACAGTCCAGCCGGCCCAACAAGAAGGTCTACCGCCTGACCGCATCTGGGCAGGAGGCGCTCCGCGCCTGGTTCGACAAGTCCGAGGACGAGCCGCGGGTGCGGGACGAGTTCTTCATGAAGTTGGCCCTCGCCTCGGAAACCGGCATAGCCGATCAGATCTCTCTGATCAACAGGCAGCGACGTCACTACCTCAACTCCATGCGCAACTTGTCGAAGCTGGCTGCCGTGGAGGACCGGGACAACCGAATCGCACAGCTCCTGATCGAGGGTGCGATGCTGCACCTTCAGGCCGACCTGGACTGGCTGGAACGGTGCCAGGAAGAGCTGGAGGAACTGGAGTGAGCGACACCCCCGCTCCGGTGCTGCGCGCCGAGGGCCTGGTCAGGACACACCATGGGGAGAGCGGGCCGGCACACGCCGTGCGCGGTGTCGACCTGTGCGTGCGGCAGGGCGAGTTCGTGGCGATAACCGGCCCCTCCGGGGCGGGCAAGTCGACACTGCTGCATCTGCTCAGCGGACTGCAGCAACCGAACAGCGGAAGGATCTGGCTGGACGGCGAGTGCACGGACACCTGGCGGGAGACCCGCTGGGCCGTGGAACGTCGCAGGCGGATCGGGATCGTCTTCCAGTTCTTCAACCTCGTCTCCAACCTCTCGGTCGCCGACAACGTGGAACTGCCGGCCCTCCTCGCCGGTGTGTCACCCAAGCGGGCACGCGCCGAACGCGACCTGCTCCTCACCGAACTGGGCATCGCGGGCAAGGAACGCAGCATGCCGGGCGAACTGTCCGGCGGTGAGCAGCAGCGAGTCGCCCTGGCACGGGCCCTGGTGAATCACCCGCCACTGTTGCTGGCCGACGAACCGGCCGGCAGCCTCGACAGCAAAGGCACACGCGAGGTGATGCGGCTGCTGTCCCGGTTCCACCAGCGGGGACAGACGATCGTGCTGGTCACCCATGACGCCCGGCTCGCGAGTGCCGCGGACCGGGTGATCAGCTTCTTCGACGGCCGGATCGCCGACGACGCGGAACTCGACACCAGCCCGTCGCGCCGGCCGGGGACGTCCGGAGTGCTGAAGCTCAAGGACTGACGTGCTGACGTACGACAACCGCCGAAAGGGCTAGATCTCATGCGCGCCACCCTGCGCTGGGCACACGCCGATCTGCGCACGCACCGCGGAGAGGCGCTCTTCCTCGTGCTCGCCACCGCCGGCATCGTCATGTCCCTGCTGCTGGCCACCGCGCTGTTCGGCTACGCCACCAACCCCTGGCAGCGCGTCTTCTCCCAGACACACGGCGCGCACGTCTGGATCCACACCGGACGTTCCACCGACCTGCCGAAGCTCACGGAGATGGGCGGGGTCGAGGCGGCTGCCGGCCCCTACGCCACCGCTGCGACCACCCTCACCTCACGCGGAACCCGCGCCGGCGTCGAACTGCGCGCCACGCCTTCGGCCCCTGCCGTGGGCCGCCCCCTCCTCACCGCCGGCCGTTGGCTGGACCCCACGACACCCGACGGCGTGGTCCTCGAGAGCCACCTCGCCCGTGCGCTGCTCGCCGACCCCGGCGACACCCTCTCCCTGCCGGACGGCACCGGAAGTGTCACGGTCGTTGGCATCGCCGACACCGCCGAGGCCCGCTACCGCCCGGGTGAGCAGCCCGGTCTCGTCTGGGCCCTCCCCTCCGTCGTGCCCCACCCCACCGGCCAGATCATCGGGTTGCGCCTGATCAACCCCGCCGAGACGGACTACGCCGTCCAGCGTGCCGTCACCACGCTCGGCGTCGGCGCCATAGGCGAGGTCTCCACCTGGCGGCAGGCACGTGCCGAGGCCCAGGGCGACAACCGACTCCTCGGCCAGGTGCTGGGGCTGTTCGGTTTCGGCGCGCTCATAGCCGCCGCACTGGCCGTTCACGGGGCGATAGCCACCCGGATCCGCGGCCACCTGCGCGACATATCCGTCCTGAAGGCAGTCGGCTTCACACCCAGCCAGGTCGTCCGCGTCTTCCTCTCGCAGCACATCGCGTACGCCCTCCTCGGCGCGGTCGGGGCGGTCGCGGTGACGGACGCACTGGGCAGCCAGGTCACGGGCAGGCTGGGAGACGCCGTCCGTATGTGGCGGGTCCTGCCCGGCCACACGATGTCGCAGTTCGTCATCCCGGCGGGGGTGGTGCTGTTCATCGCAGCGACAACCGCGCTCGCGGCCTGGCGAGCGGGACGCGTCCCCCCGGTGCCCGCCGCCCGGCCGACCGTCACCAGCACGCTTCACGAACGGCGAGCGGCCGCCGGGAGCCGGGCGGCGAAACGGTTCCCGGCACTGCTGCGGCGAGCCCTCGAGGTCAAAGTGCCGGCACCTCTGGTGCTGGGCCTGCACACCGCCCTCAGCCGCCCGGCGCGTTCCCTCACCACCATCGCCCGACTCACGCTGCCGTTGCTGCTGATCGTCGTGGCCGTGAGCGCCTGGACAACCCTCGACCGCTTCCACAGCAACCCCGAGGGCATCGGTGTACCGGCCGCCCTGACCGTCCACCCCCACAAGGCACTCGGCGACCGGGACGTCCGCGCCCTGTTGGAACACGACCCGCAGGTCGCTGCCGCCTATCCGGGCGTCGAAGTGGCCGCACTCGTCCCCGGGCAGACGGCCACGATCGCTCTGCGCGGCCTGGGCACCCGCCGCTCCCCCTACCCCTATGCCCTCGCCGAGGGCCGCCCCGCGCGCGCGAGCGACGAAGCCGTCGCCGGCCAGGGTCTCCTCGACCTGCTGAACGTGCACGTCGGCGACTGGGTCCGCATGACCGTCGGCGACCGGCCCCAGATCCTGCACATCGTGGGTCGCAGTATCGAACCGGAGAACGCGGGCCGCGTCATCTCCACCTCGCTCAGTACGCTCCGCGAGAACGACCCGCATCTCGCACCGTCCCTGTACCAGGTCCGCCTGCGCTCCGGCGCCGATCCGAGCGCCGTGACCCGCCGGCTGACCGCCGCCGGGCACGACCGCCTGGACGTGCATGCCGCGGCCAACCCCGCCGACGAACTCTCTCCGCTGCGTGGCGTCGTGGCAGGACTCATCCTCGTACTGGCCCTCATAGGACTCGTCGAGGTGCTCACGGCGATCGGCGGGACCGTCCGCGAGGGCGAGCGCGACCTGCTGGCGTGGAAAGCCATCGGACTCTCCCCCCGCCAGATCACCGCGGTGACTATGACGTCCACGGGCTGCACCACTCTCGCGGCCTTCGTTGCCGCTGCGACGCTCGGCACGCCGCTCGCCCGCTGGCTGATCGACGCGCAGGGCCGGTCGAGCGGAATCGGAGCCGGTATCGCCCAGGGCCCGCCGGCGGTCTTTCTGATCTTCTTCGGGGCGGCCACCCTGCTGGGCGCGGTCGGTCTCACGGTGCTGCCGGCGGCGCGTGCGGGCCGGCGACGGCTGGCGGACACGCTGGCGGCCGTGGCGTAGGACCGGCGGGCTCATGGGGTCCGGCCCCCGTCCGGTACCGACCGTGCCCGGCCGCCCCTGGTGTCGGGCGAAGGCCGCGTAGTCGGCCGATCATTGCCGGTGAGCACCGAGAACACCGTCTGAACGAGGCTGACGGGACCGTCATCCTCCTGCTCCGGCTGCCGGTGGGTGCCGGTGTTCTCCCTGGCCGCGGGACCTCCCGTCCTGGTGACCGTCTGGTCCTGGATTGCTGGTGTCTCCGTCTCGGCCGGTGTCTCCGTCTCGGCCGGTGTCTCCGTGGGCTGCGGTGGTACAGGGGCCACACCGCCGGGTCCGTCCGAGGACGCGCCGGACTCCGTTGACCGGTTGGCGTTGGCAGGCGCCGGATCCGCAGGGGGCGGCTGCTCGCCCGTGCCGGGCGTGGGCTCGACTGACGACCGCGCTTTCGCTTCGCCGCTCACAGTCTGCCTCGCGGGTTCGGGAGTCTGCCGGCGCTCACCACCTCCGTGGCTGTCCGGGGTCTTCGGGGCCTGCGGGGCCTGTGGGGCCTGTGGGGCCTGTGGGGCAGGAGCGGTAGGAGGGGTAGGAGGGGCTGGAGGCATCGCGACCTCCAAAACCTCCGGCGCCTGCTGGACCCCGAGGGCCTCCGGGGTCACTGGGGCCGCCTGGGTCTCCGAGGTGTCCGCGGCTCGCGTCCCGGACGGTCTCGGGCGCACCAGCAGGAATTCGCTGCCACGCCGGTACAGGACCATCGTCCTGGTGTCCGTCGCACCGGCCCTGGCGTGGGTGACGGCACTGCCGTCCTCGGAGACGACGGTGAGACGGACTTCGTCTCCGGTCGTGACCGCTTCGACGGCGAGCTGGGTGGCGGCGTCGTCCCAGTGCCGGCCGGCTGTGAGTTGGGTGCGCATCAGCGCCTGAAGCTGCGAGGTGGTCAGGCGTACGTCGTCGGGCAGTCTGCCGCCGGCGTCGTTGAACTGTTCCAGTTGCGCGGGGCTGAGGCGTAGCCGCGCTGCGCTCAGCTCCTCGTGCGTGAAACGTCCGGAGCGGTCGAGCTCGGCGGACGGCGGTAGCGACAACCTCTCCACCAGCTTGCGGACCGGGTCCCGCAGGGCCGAGCCGGCGGCATCCTGGATGCCGGCCTCGCTCCGCCACTGGGCGCGGGCCGACCAGAAGCCGTTGCCGTCGTCGCGTGACGGGATCAGATCGTGCACAGAGCCGTCGGGCGCCGTGAGGGTCGGCCTTCCGGCGACCGTGCCGTGGCGCCACCGGTCCGGCGCGGCCTCGGATCCCCACGGCGGTGTCTTGTGCGCGGGGCGCTTCGGCTGGTTCGACGCGGTGTCGTTCCGGGCGTCCAGTACGTCCGTGGCGCTCCCGGATGCGGGAACCTGCGTCCCCGCGTCGAACAGCATCGGCTGCAGTGCGGACTTGTCCTCGGGAAGCGCGACCCGGTAGTGCCGGTTCTTCAGACGCAGTACGACGTGCGGGAGAGCGGCGTCGTCCGGGCCCGTCCTCTGCGGCGCCGGGTCCTGCCCACGGGCGTCGTCGTCACCGCCCTCCGCGGGCGGTGTGAACTGCTGGAATCCGCCGTCGTCACGCACCACCGTGACCCGCACTCCGAACACGCGGGCCGCGAGCAGTGGCAGGACGTCGGCGGCGCCGTGGTCCCACCCCGCGCCGCCGTCGGCGTCTCCGCCGCGTAGCAGCTGCTGCTGGGCGAGGCGGACGCGATCGCCGTCGGGCAGGTCGGCGTGCAGGGGGATGTGACCGGTGTCGTCGAACTCCCTGCGCTCAGCCGCCCGGTCGAAGGTGACATCCGCCGCAGCCAGTTCTGCCCGGGTGAACTTGTCCGTGTTGTCGGGGACCGTGACGGCGAGCAGGTCGGCGTCCTGTCCGAGCCGTTCGGCGAATCTCTCGCGCAGCCCGGTGACGAACTGCTGCCGGTCCTCCGCCGAGGGAAGCCCGTGGTCGTCGAACAGTTGGGGAGCTGCCTGATGCAGACCTTCCGCGAGCGCCACGTAGAAGCCGTTCCCGTCGGACGGCACGTCGTGCACCGTGTACTTCTCCCCGGAAGGTGAGGTGAGAACGGGTTCACCCCCGTCCTGGCCCGGTGTCTCCGAGTATCGCTCCGGCTTGTTCGCGGGGGCGGCCGGAGCCTTCTTGAAGTCGGCGGACGGCGGCTTGGGAACCGTGCGGCGCTGCTCTTCGGAGAGCCGGTGCCAGCGGGTGAACCGGTCTGCCTCAGCGCGTACGCGGTGGTACTCGGCGGCGGCTGCCTCCGCCTTGTCGAGGTCGGCCCGCAGGGTCCCGACCGCTTCGGACTCGGCCTTCTCGCGCTCGGACTCCGCCTCCGCCGCCCGCTGCCGGGCAACCGTTGCCATATCGGAGCCGGCCGTCGTCGCGTCGGAGCCGGCCGTCGTCGCATCGGTGCCGGTCGTCTCGGGACGGTTCGCACCATCGCCGTCCCCGGTACGGGTCCGGTCCGCTTCCAGCGCGTCGCGGAGGTGCTGCTCGGCGGTGGTCGAAGCCTGCCGCAGGGCGTCCTGCTTCTCCGCCGCGTCCCGACGGTGCCCCCAGTACTTCTTGTCCGCGCTCACCCAGGCGTCGGCCGCTGCAGAGACGTTCTTCCAGGCGGCCGCGACTTCGGACGGGAAGTTGTCATCGGTGATGAGCCCCAGCTCCCGGGCGACGTCCTCCCGTACCCAGGCGATGACCTGTGCCTTCGTCTCCACGGCCTGGGGGCCGGGCTTGATGTGACCGAACGGCCCCAGGCTCCTGCCCAGCCAGGAACCGACCGGGCTGTCCTTGAAGTGCCGGTCCACGTCCGCGACGCTGAGCCAGCTCGTCGGGATGGCGAACAGGAAGGTTCGCCCGGTCTTGGGCTTGACGTTGAGCTGCGCGGCCTCGGCGACGGCCAGTTTGCGCCCCTCGGCTTCTCCGGTGTTGCTGCCCGTACCGGAGGCCTGCGGGTAGGAGCTGCCGGCCGCTTCGGCGTTCACGACGGGCTGCGTACCGGCGGCGATGTTGTGGAGGCCGGTCCGGACTTCGGCCACGTCTCGGCTGTGGGTGATGCGGTCGGCCGTCTCCATGGTGCTCTCCGGGGAGATCGCCAGCAGCTGTGCGCCGGTGAAGTCCGGTCGGGAGTACAGCCGGTAGTCGCCGTCGGAACCCGACGCGAAGGTCTGCTCGTGCAGCCCGGCCACCTGGTAGCCGTCGGCCGTCGTGGTGTCGTCGTAGAAGGCGGACAGCGACGCCTGTGTGGTGCCGGTGTACACCGCGAGGGCCGCGGCCGAGGTGGGCTCGGTCAGGCCGGTTCGCCTGGCCTTGGCCACCGCGTCGTCCAGGGCCTTCCCGGACAGCTCGACCCGGTCGGCGGTGCTCACGACGGTGGTGCCGTACGCCTTGGCTATCGCCAGGTCCCCGGCCGCGCGCAGGGTTTCCTGGCCGACGACCCGGCGGACGAGGAAACCGTGCTTGGGCAGTTCGAAGGGCCGCACGGTGCCGTCCGGGTGCGGCACGGCACGCCACCGGTCGATGAGTTGGCGCATCCTGCCCGCACCGCGCTGGGCCCAGATCGTGGCCTGGTAGGGGGGCGGGGTCAGTACGGGCGTGGCGAGCGGGTCTGCCGCGGAGACGGGGTCGCCCGTCTCGGGGACCGTCAGGCTCAGCGGCAGGTGTTCGCGGAGCCGGCCGACATCGCCCCTGGCCTCGATCTTCCTGCCGTCGAGCTCGAGTACGAGTCGCAGCTCGTATCCCGTGAGGTATTCGGCGTGCGGTTCGTTCGGATAGAAGATGTGCGTCTTGTAGAGCGCCGTCGAACCGGCGGCGGTGGTGGACCGGATACTCGTGCCCAGCTCGTTGTACGTGGGCCCGGCAGCGCCGACCCTGTCGTTGCCGGTCTGGATCCGTTCGCTGACCCCGACACCGAGCGCACGGCTGGCGGCAGTGGACACGCCTGCTTCCACGGTCTCGGTGGAAACCCGGTTGTCCCACAGCGTGACGCTGTGGTCAATACCCTGGAAGTCCGGTTCCCGCGCGACCAGCTCCATGCGCAGAGGTACGGTTCGGCTGCCTACGAGGACGTGGCGGTATCCCCAGCGGCCCACCCGGGCGCGGGTCCGTACTCCACCCGAGGTGCGCTCCGCCGCGTCGGGCCCGGTGGTCATCTCGCCGCGCAGGGCCCGGAGGGCGTGCGGTGTGACCATGGAGAGGATGCGCTCACGGCTCGTGTCGTCGAGGTCCAGTTCCCGCAGCTTACGGTCGAACTCCGCCACGACCTCCGTGGTGTCGAGTGAGTTCACGGGATGGGAGCCGAAGGGGTTGTCCCGCAGCCAGGCAGGAAGGCTCCACCTCTTGGAGACGTAACCGGGCACGTCACCGAACCCGTCCGTGATGAGGCCCAGCCGGTGCGCGGCCTTCTCCGGGAGGTGGCCGAGCCAGTCGGCGAAGAAGGTGAGCTGTCTTCCGGCCCTGCTGTCGCGGAACCAGGTGGTGAGCCTGTGCGGCCCGGCGAGCAGGCCGTCGGGCCGCACGGAGCCCGCGACGTCGTGCTGCGTGTCACCGACCACCAGCACCTTGTGCCCCTCGTCGACCCGGACCATCTCCGAGGTCACCACGCGGGTCACCGTGCTCGACTCGGTGCGGGAGCGGCCCCACCGGTTGAACAGTGCGTAGACACCGTTGAACGCGGTGCTCTCGTCATGGGTGCGCAGGAAGTAGGTGGTGACGCCGGTGAAGAAGGACTGGGTGGTGCTCATCGCACCGGAGGACTGCAGCTCCGCGCCGATCGTCTGCTCCGTCTCGAACTTCACCGGCTTGGAGACGGCCCTGGGGTTGAGAATCCGCATGCGGTGCACCAGGGTGCCGATCTGGTGGAGGTAGGGGCCCTTGCCGAAGAGTCCCGTGATCCGTTCGCCGTACGGACCGGTCGCCTGGTCGGAGTTGCCCGACCACTGCGGCAGGGCGATCCGTGCGGCGGCGCCGTGCGCGGGCGCCCCGATCTGCGTGTAGTGCCAGGAGCCGCCGGAAGCCTCCCTCATCACATCCGTGATCCCCGTGGCCAGTTCCCGGTGCGCGCCGGCACTGACCGTCTCAAACACCTGGTCGCCGAACGGATGGCCCGGGCGGTCCTCGGACAACCCGCTCAGGTCACCGGTTGTCAGGGACTTGACCGTCGCCGGGTGCAGCACCTCGATCTTCGGCTCGGAAACCGGGGCGGCTCTCACGTGCGCGTCGGGCCCGGGGGTGTGCTCGTCGGGGACGGCGAGCACCACCCGGCCCGTGACCGGCTCGTCGACGAGATGGACTTCCTTCTCCGGTATGACGAAGGGCTGCGTGCCGAGCACGCCGAGCGATCCGATGCCCCGCCACAGGCTGCGGAAGCGCCAGTAGCCGCCGGTCCTCGCGGTCAGCTCCAGCCGGTAGCTGTGCAGGTGGGACGGTTTGCCGCTGATGGCCATCTGCTCGAACGACACGGTGGGGCCGTAGGAGATCTTGCGGCCCGTCTGCCGTACCCAGCGGGGGCCGACCTGCACGGACCCGATGTTGCTGGGCGTGCCCATCACTCCTCTTTCGGCGCCCCTGAGCTGCAAGGCGGCGTCGAAGCCGCGCTCCAGCGCCTGGTCGAAGCTCTTCTGACTGTCCAGCCGCTCGGTGCCGGTGATGCTGCCTCGCAGGATCAGGTCGTTCTGGGTTCCTTCGTACCGACGATCCGTCATCCTGCCGTCGACCCATATGTAACGGTAGGAGCGCGTGAAGCGGCCGGGAACGGTCAGGCCGATCCGCACCCCGGTCGTGATGATGGCCTCGAGATTCCCGGCGACGCTGTGGTGGGCGAGGGTGTTGACGACGGTCAGGGTGTTGTGGAGAACCATGCGGTACTGGTTCCGGTTGTTGCGCCAGCGGGGGTCGTCGGGGTCGAGTTCGGCCAACGGTGCGATCATGTCCGGGTATTCACGGGCTGCCGCCCGGATGACCTGGTCGGTGAAGGAC from Streptomyces sp. NBC_01341 includes these protein-coding regions:
- a CDS encoding ABC transporter ATP-binding protein: MSDTPAPVLRAEGLVRTHHGESGPAHAVRGVDLCVRQGEFVAITGPSGAGKSTLLHLLSGLQQPNSGRIWLDGECTDTWRETRWAVERRRRIGIVFQFFNLVSNLSVADNVELPALLAGVSPKRARAERDLLLTELGIAGKERSMPGELSGGEQQRVALARALVNHPPLLLADEPAGSLDSKGTREVMRLLSRFHQRGQTIVLVTHDARLASAADRVISFFDGRIADDAELDTSPSRRPGTSGVLKLKD
- a CDS encoding ABC transporter permease, which encodes MRATLRWAHADLRTHRGEALFLVLATAGIVMSLLLATALFGYATNPWQRVFSQTHGAHVWIHTGRSTDLPKLTEMGGVEAAAGPYATAATTLTSRGTRAGVELRATPSAPAVGRPLLTAGRWLDPTTPDGVVLESHLARALLADPGDTLSLPDGTGSVTVVGIADTAEARYRPGEQPGLVWALPSVVPHPTGQIIGLRLINPAETDYAVQRAVTTLGVGAIGEVSTWRQARAEAQGDNRLLGQVLGLFGFGALIAAALAVHGAIATRIRGHLRDISVLKAVGFTPSQVVRVFLSQHIAYALLGAVGAVAVTDALGSQVTGRLGDAVRMWRVLPGHTMSQFVIPAGVVLFIAATTALAAWRAGRVPPVPAARPTVTSTLHERRAAAGSRAAKRFPALLRRALEVKVPAPLVLGLHTALSRPARSLTTIARLTLPLLLIVVAVSAWTTLDRFHSNPEGIGVPAALTVHPHKALGDRDVRALLEHDPQVAAAYPGVEVAALVPGQTATIALRGLGTRRSPYPYALAEGRPARASDEAVAGQGLLDLLNVHVGDWVRMTVGDRPQILHIVGRSIEPENAGRVISTSLSTLRENDPHLAPSLYQVRLRSGADPSAVTRRLTAAGHDRLDVHAAANPADELSPLRGVVAGLILVLALIGLVEVLTAIGGTVREGERDLLAWKAIGLSPRQITAVTMTSTGCTTLAAFVAAATLGTPLARWLIDAQGRSSGIGAGIAQGPPAVFLIFFGAATLLGAVGLTVLPAARAGRRRLADTLAAVA
- a CDS encoding PadR family transcriptional regulator, which produces MRLPLLALLAQGPAHGYELKQGLEQLLGSAYPQPNVGQIYVTLGRLEKQGLIEGEDIEQSSRPNKKVYRLTASGQEALRAWFDKSEDEPRVRDEFFMKLALASETGIADQISLINRQRRHYLNSMRNLSKLAAVEDRDNRIAQLLIEGAMLHLQADLDWLERCQEELEELE